A region from the Drosophila takahashii strain IR98-3 E-12201 chromosome 2L, DtakHiC1v2, whole genome shotgun sequence genome encodes:
- the Edem2 gene encoding ER degradation-enhancing alpha-mannosidase-like protein 3 isoform X4: MTAKTTASFAPGHRLMLTFLVALCILVACVLSTETNMPTQNMSNKERAELREEARDMFYHAYHAYMENAYPADELMPLSCKGRYRGVTPSRGDMDDILGNFSMTLVDTLDTLVLLGDFTEFEHAVKLVIRDVQFDSDIIVSVFETNIRMVGGLLSAHILAEYLQKHADTMHWYKGELLEMSRELGYRLLPAFNTSTGIPHARVNLRLGMKDPMLKKSRETCTACAGTILLEFAALSRLTGDPIFEVRAHAAMDALWKLRHRGSDLMGTVLNVHSGDWVRRDSGVGAGIDSYYEYLFKSYVLLGDDKYLARFNRHYNAVMKYVSEGPMLLDVLMHRPHAKSKNFMDSLLAFWPGLQVLSGDLKPAVQTHEMLYQVMQMHTFIPEAFTVDFQIHWGQHPLRPEFIESTYFLYRATGDHHYLQVGKRALKTLQQHAKVSCGYAAVNDVRTGKHEDRMDSFVLSETIKYLFLLFSDPQDLIINVDEFVFTTEAHLLPLSIAQLGNATFSFRQSDEHNVLDFMRTCPSSNKLFPEKVRKPLRNFITGSCPRTTAGKRLSALDFQASNADHLRAVYDMGITMVSVGDRSQGKAKSHEEGEMGLQFMQEMLELTKMQSINQLAQLQAVAYATDEKAQDWVALMAGPSHFSPELIGDQFVEGDVMLAQPLRACDETLENAAEAKGKILVAERGDCTFVSKARLAQKVGAVALIVCDNVPGSSGETQPMFAMSGDGKDDVLIPVVFMYSVEFGKLTAVMQRRKQQPLGVRVMQMVEFKRWQLAKAQRQNQTVAATQKPDKEL; this comes from the exons ATGACCGCCAAAACCACCGCATCCTTTGCTCCTGGCCACCGGCTGATGCTCACCTTCCTGGTGGCCCTCTGCATCCTGGTGGCATGCGTCCTCAGCACCGAAACCAACATGCCCACGCAAAACATGTCCAACAAGGAGCGGGCGGAACTCAG GGAAGAGGCACGCGATATGTTCTATCATGCATATCACGCCTACATGGAGAACGCCTATCCAGCCGACGAGCTGATGCCGCTCTCCTGCAAAGGACGCTATCGCGGAGTGACGCCCTCGCGTGGCGACATGGATGACATCCTCGGAAA ttTCTCCATGACTCTGGTGGACACTCTGGACACCCTGGTGCTGCTGGGAGATTTCACCGAGTTTGAGCACGCCGTCAAGCTTGTCATTCGCGACGTTCAGTTCGACAGCGACATAATTGTGTCGGTGTTTGAGACGAACATTCGCATGGTGGGTGGCCTGCTCTCTGCCCACATCCTAGCGGAGTATCTGCAGAAGCACGCGGACACGATGCACTGGTACAAGGGCGAGCTGCTGGAGATGTCCCGTGAGCTGGGCTACCGCCTGCTGCCGGCTTTCAACACATCCACGGGCATTCCGCATGCACGGGTTAATCTCCGTCTGGGCATGAAGGATCCCATGTTAAAGAAATCCCGGGAGACTTGCACCGCGTGTGCAGGAACGATTCTACTGGAATTCGCAGCGTTGTCGCGACTCACCGGCGACCCAATCTTCGAGGTGCGAGCCCACGCTGCCATGGATGCGCTGTGGAAGCTCCGACACCGTGGCTCCGATCTTATGGGCACAGTGCTAAATGTCCATTCCGGCGACTGGGTGCGTCGGGATTCGGGAGTCGGCGCCGGCATCGACAGCTACTACGAGTATTTGTTTAAATCGTATGTTTTGCTGGGCGACGACAAGTACCTAGCCCGCTTCAATCGGCACTACAACGCCGTGATGAAGTACGTCAGCGAGGGGCCCATGCTGTTGGATGTGCTGATGCACAGGCCGCATGCCAAGTCCAAGAACTTTATGGATTCGCTGCTGGCTTTCTGGCCGGGTCTTCAAGTGCTTTCCGGCGACCTCAAACCAGCCGTGCAGACGCACGAGATGCTCTACCAG GTTATGCAAATGCACACCTTTATTCCAGAGGCTTTTACCGTAGACTTCCAAATCCATTGGGGTCAGCATCCCCTGCGACCGGAATTCATTGAGTCCACCTACTTCCTGTACCGCGCCACTGGCGACCATCACTATCTCCAGGTTGGCAAGCGGGCTTTGAAGACCCTGCAGCAGCACGCGAAGGTCTCCTGCGGCTATGCGGCCGTCAATGATGTGCGGACTGGCAAGCACGAGGATCGGATGGACTCGTTTGTGCTCTCCGAGACCATCAAGTACCTCTTCCTCTTGTTCTCCGATCCCCAGGATCTGATCATCAACGTCGATGAGTTTGTCTTCACCACCGAAGCTCACCTGTTGCCTCTGTCTATTGCGCAACTAGGGAATGCCACGTTTA GCTTTCGGCAGTCGGACGAACACAACGTACTCGACTTCATGCGCACGTGCCCCAGTTCAAATAAGCTTTTTCCTGAGAAAGTACGCAAACCACTGCGCAACTTCATTACGGGCTCGTGCCCTCGAACGACAGCGGGAAAGCGACTCAGCGCTCTGGACTTTCAGGCAAGCAATGCAGATCATCTTCGAGCTGTTTACGACATGGGCATTACCATGGTTTCGGTAGGCGACCGCAGCCAAGGCAAG GCCAAGAGCCACGAGGAGGGCGAAATGGGACTGCAGTTTATGCAGGAGATGCTCGAGCTGACCAAGATGCAAAGCATTAATCAGCTGGCGCAACTGCAG GCGGTGGCCTATGCCACCGACGAGAAGGCCCAGGATTGGGTCGCCCTGATGGCCGGGCCTTCGCACTTTAGCCCGGAATTGATTGGCGACCAGTTTGTCGAGGGAGACGTGATGCTGGCCCAGCCGCTTCGGGCCTGCGATGAGACCCTGGAGAACGCCGCCGAGGCGAAGGGAAAGATCCTGGTGGCCGAGCGCGGCGATTGCACGTTCGTGAGCAAAGCGCGACTGGCCCAGAAGGTGGGGGCCGTGGCGCTGATTGTCTGTGATAATGTACCCGGTTCTTCCGGCGAGACGCAGCCGATGTTCGCAATGTCCGGCGACGGCAAGGACGATGTGCTCATTCCGGTCGTCTTCATGTACAGCGTGGAGTTCGGCAAGCTGACGGCGGTGATGCAGCGACGGAAGCAGCAGCCGCTGGGCGTTCGCGTCATGCAGATGGTGGAGTTCAAGCGGTGGCAACTGGCCAAGGCGCAGCGGCAAAATCAAACCGTCGCGGCCACACAGAAGCCGGACAAAGAGTTGTAG
- the Edem2 gene encoding ER degradation-enhancing alpha-mannosidase-like protein 3 isoform X1 has product MTAKTTASFAPGHRLMLTFLVALCILVACVLSTETNMPTQNMSNKERAELREEARDMFYHAYHAYMENAYPADELMPLSCKGRYRGVTPSRGDMDDILGNFSMTLVDTLDTLVLLGDFTEFEHAVKLVIRDVQFDSDIIVSVFETNIRMVGGLLSAHILAEYLQKHADTMHWYKGELLEMSRELGYRLLPAFNTSTGIPHARVNLRLGMKDPMLKKSRETCTACAGTILLEFAALSRLTGDPIFEVRAHAAMDALWKLRHRGSDLMGTVLNVHSGDWVRRDSGVGAGIDSYYEYLFKSYVLLGDDKYLARFNRHYNAVMKYVSEGPMLLDVLMHRPHAKSKNFMDSLLAFWPGLQVLSGDLKPAVQTHEMLYQVMQMHTFIPEAFTVDFQIHWGQHPLRPEFIESTYFLYRATGDHHYLQVGKRALKTLQQHAKVSCGYAAVNDVRTGKHEDRMDSFVLSETIKYLFLLFSDPQDLIINVDEFVFTTEAHLLPLSIAQLGNATFSFRQSDEHNVLDFMRTCPSSNKLFPEKVRKPLRNFITGSCPRTTAGKRLSALDFQASNADHLRAVYDMGITMVSVGDRSQGKVRLFHSFYNIIKQYSRYFFAFIQAKSHEEGEMGLQFMQEMLELTKMQSINQLAQLQAVAYATDEKAQDWVALMAGPSHFSPELIGDQFVEGDVMLAQPLRACDETLENAAEAKGKILVAERGDCTFVSKARLAQKVGAVALIVCDNVPGSSGETQPMFAMSGDGKDDVLIPVVFMYSVEFGKLTAVMQRRKQQPLGVRVMQMVEFKRWQLAKAQRQNQTVAATQKPDKEL; this is encoded by the exons ATGACCGCCAAAACCACCGCATCCTTTGCTCCTGGCCACCGGCTGATGCTCACCTTCCTGGTGGCCCTCTGCATCCTGGTGGCATGCGTCCTCAGCACCGAAACCAACATGCCCACGCAAAACATGTCCAACAAGGAGCGGGCGGAACTCAG GGAAGAGGCACGCGATATGTTCTATCATGCATATCACGCCTACATGGAGAACGCCTATCCAGCCGACGAGCTGATGCCGCTCTCCTGCAAAGGACGCTATCGCGGAGTGACGCCCTCGCGTGGCGACATGGATGACATCCTCGGAAA ttTCTCCATGACTCTGGTGGACACTCTGGACACCCTGGTGCTGCTGGGAGATTTCACCGAGTTTGAGCACGCCGTCAAGCTTGTCATTCGCGACGTTCAGTTCGACAGCGACATAATTGTGTCGGTGTTTGAGACGAACATTCGCATGGTGGGTGGCCTGCTCTCTGCCCACATCCTAGCGGAGTATCTGCAGAAGCACGCGGACACGATGCACTGGTACAAGGGCGAGCTGCTGGAGATGTCCCGTGAGCTGGGCTACCGCCTGCTGCCGGCTTTCAACACATCCACGGGCATTCCGCATGCACGGGTTAATCTCCGTCTGGGCATGAAGGATCCCATGTTAAAGAAATCCCGGGAGACTTGCACCGCGTGTGCAGGAACGATTCTACTGGAATTCGCAGCGTTGTCGCGACTCACCGGCGACCCAATCTTCGAGGTGCGAGCCCACGCTGCCATGGATGCGCTGTGGAAGCTCCGACACCGTGGCTCCGATCTTATGGGCACAGTGCTAAATGTCCATTCCGGCGACTGGGTGCGTCGGGATTCGGGAGTCGGCGCCGGCATCGACAGCTACTACGAGTATTTGTTTAAATCGTATGTTTTGCTGGGCGACGACAAGTACCTAGCCCGCTTCAATCGGCACTACAACGCCGTGATGAAGTACGTCAGCGAGGGGCCCATGCTGTTGGATGTGCTGATGCACAGGCCGCATGCCAAGTCCAAGAACTTTATGGATTCGCTGCTGGCTTTCTGGCCGGGTCTTCAAGTGCTTTCCGGCGACCTCAAACCAGCCGTGCAGACGCACGAGATGCTCTACCAG GTTATGCAAATGCACACCTTTATTCCAGAGGCTTTTACCGTAGACTTCCAAATCCATTGGGGTCAGCATCCCCTGCGACCGGAATTCATTGAGTCCACCTACTTCCTGTACCGCGCCACTGGCGACCATCACTATCTCCAGGTTGGCAAGCGGGCTTTGAAGACCCTGCAGCAGCACGCGAAGGTCTCCTGCGGCTATGCGGCCGTCAATGATGTGCGGACTGGCAAGCACGAGGATCGGATGGACTCGTTTGTGCTCTCCGAGACCATCAAGTACCTCTTCCTCTTGTTCTCCGATCCCCAGGATCTGATCATCAACGTCGATGAGTTTGTCTTCACCACCGAAGCTCACCTGTTGCCTCTGTCTATTGCGCAACTAGGGAATGCCACGTTTA GCTTTCGGCAGTCGGACGAACACAACGTACTCGACTTCATGCGCACGTGCCCCAGTTCAAATAAGCTTTTTCCTGAGAAAGTACGCAAACCACTGCGCAACTTCATTACGGGCTCGTGCCCTCGAACGACAGCGGGAAAGCGACTCAGCGCTCTGGACTTTCAGGCAAGCAATGCAGATCATCTTCGAGCTGTTTACGACATGGGCATTACCATGGTTTCGGTAGGCGACCGCAGCCAAGGCAAGGTGCGACTGTTTCATAGTTTCTATAAT ATTATCAAGCAATATTCTAGATATTTCTTTGCTTTTATTCAGGCCAAGAGCCACGAGGAGGGCGAAATGGGACTGCAGTTTATGCAGGAGATGCTCGAGCTGACCAAGATGCAAAGCATTAATCAGCTGGCGCAACTGCAG GCGGTGGCCTATGCCACCGACGAGAAGGCCCAGGATTGGGTCGCCCTGATGGCCGGGCCTTCGCACTTTAGCCCGGAATTGATTGGCGACCAGTTTGTCGAGGGAGACGTGATGCTGGCCCAGCCGCTTCGGGCCTGCGATGAGACCCTGGAGAACGCCGCCGAGGCGAAGGGAAAGATCCTGGTGGCCGAGCGCGGCGATTGCACGTTCGTGAGCAAAGCGCGACTGGCCCAGAAGGTGGGGGCCGTGGCGCTGATTGTCTGTGATAATGTACCCGGTTCTTCCGGCGAGACGCAGCCGATGTTCGCAATGTCCGGCGACGGCAAGGACGATGTGCTCATTCCGGTCGTCTTCATGTACAGCGTGGAGTTCGGCAAGCTGACGGCGGTGATGCAGCGACGGAAGCAGCAGCCGCTGGGCGTTCGCGTCATGCAGATGGTGGAGTTCAAGCGGTGGCAACTGGCCAAGGCGCAGCGGCAAAATCAAACCGTCGCGGCCACACAGAAGCCGGACAAAGAGTTGTAG
- the Edem2 gene encoding ER degradation-enhancing alpha-mannosidase-like protein 3 isoform X3, which produces MTAKTTASFAPGHRLMLTFLVALCILVACVLSTETNMPTQNMSNKERAELREEARDMFYHAYHAYMENAYPADELMPLSCKGRYRGVTPSRGDMDDILGNFSMTLVDTLDTLVLLGDFTEFEHAVKLVIRDVQFDSDIIVSVFETNIRMVGGLLSAHILAEYLQKHADTMHWYKGELLEMSRELGYRLLPAFNTSTGIPHARVNLRLGMKDPMLKKSRETCTACAGTILLEFAALSRLTGDPIFEVRAHAAMDALWKLRHRGSDLMGTVLNVHSGDWVRRDSGVGAGIDSYYEYLFKSYVLLGDDKYLARFNRHYNAVMKYVSEGPMLLDVLMHRPHAKSKNFMDSLLAFWPGLQVLSGDLKPAVQTHEMLYQVMQMHTFIPEAFTVDFQIHWGQHPLRPEFIESTYFLYRATGDHHYLQVGKRALKTLQQHAKVSCGYAAVNDVRTGKHEDRMDSFVLSETIKYLFLLFSDPQDLIINVDEFVFTTEAHLLPLSIAQLGNATFSFRQSDEHNVLDFMRTCPSSNKLFPEKVRKPLRNFITGSCPRTTAGKRLSALDFQASNADHLRAVYDMGITMVSVGDRSQGKVRLFHSFYNAKSHEEGEMGLQFMQEMLELTKMQSINQLAQLQAVAYATDEKAQDWVALMAGPSHFSPELIGDQFVEGDVMLAQPLRACDETLENAAEAKGKILVAERGDCTFVSKARLAQKVGAVALIVCDNVPGSSGETQPMFAMSGDGKDDVLIPVVFMYSVEFGKLTAVMQRRKQQPLGVRVMQMVEFKRWQLAKAQRQNQTVAATQKPDKEL; this is translated from the exons ATGACCGCCAAAACCACCGCATCCTTTGCTCCTGGCCACCGGCTGATGCTCACCTTCCTGGTGGCCCTCTGCATCCTGGTGGCATGCGTCCTCAGCACCGAAACCAACATGCCCACGCAAAACATGTCCAACAAGGAGCGGGCGGAACTCAG GGAAGAGGCACGCGATATGTTCTATCATGCATATCACGCCTACATGGAGAACGCCTATCCAGCCGACGAGCTGATGCCGCTCTCCTGCAAAGGACGCTATCGCGGAGTGACGCCCTCGCGTGGCGACATGGATGACATCCTCGGAAA ttTCTCCATGACTCTGGTGGACACTCTGGACACCCTGGTGCTGCTGGGAGATTTCACCGAGTTTGAGCACGCCGTCAAGCTTGTCATTCGCGACGTTCAGTTCGACAGCGACATAATTGTGTCGGTGTTTGAGACGAACATTCGCATGGTGGGTGGCCTGCTCTCTGCCCACATCCTAGCGGAGTATCTGCAGAAGCACGCGGACACGATGCACTGGTACAAGGGCGAGCTGCTGGAGATGTCCCGTGAGCTGGGCTACCGCCTGCTGCCGGCTTTCAACACATCCACGGGCATTCCGCATGCACGGGTTAATCTCCGTCTGGGCATGAAGGATCCCATGTTAAAGAAATCCCGGGAGACTTGCACCGCGTGTGCAGGAACGATTCTACTGGAATTCGCAGCGTTGTCGCGACTCACCGGCGACCCAATCTTCGAGGTGCGAGCCCACGCTGCCATGGATGCGCTGTGGAAGCTCCGACACCGTGGCTCCGATCTTATGGGCACAGTGCTAAATGTCCATTCCGGCGACTGGGTGCGTCGGGATTCGGGAGTCGGCGCCGGCATCGACAGCTACTACGAGTATTTGTTTAAATCGTATGTTTTGCTGGGCGACGACAAGTACCTAGCCCGCTTCAATCGGCACTACAACGCCGTGATGAAGTACGTCAGCGAGGGGCCCATGCTGTTGGATGTGCTGATGCACAGGCCGCATGCCAAGTCCAAGAACTTTATGGATTCGCTGCTGGCTTTCTGGCCGGGTCTTCAAGTGCTTTCCGGCGACCTCAAACCAGCCGTGCAGACGCACGAGATGCTCTACCAG GTTATGCAAATGCACACCTTTATTCCAGAGGCTTTTACCGTAGACTTCCAAATCCATTGGGGTCAGCATCCCCTGCGACCGGAATTCATTGAGTCCACCTACTTCCTGTACCGCGCCACTGGCGACCATCACTATCTCCAGGTTGGCAAGCGGGCTTTGAAGACCCTGCAGCAGCACGCGAAGGTCTCCTGCGGCTATGCGGCCGTCAATGATGTGCGGACTGGCAAGCACGAGGATCGGATGGACTCGTTTGTGCTCTCCGAGACCATCAAGTACCTCTTCCTCTTGTTCTCCGATCCCCAGGATCTGATCATCAACGTCGATGAGTTTGTCTTCACCACCGAAGCTCACCTGTTGCCTCTGTCTATTGCGCAACTAGGGAATGCCACGTTTA GCTTTCGGCAGTCGGACGAACACAACGTACTCGACTTCATGCGCACGTGCCCCAGTTCAAATAAGCTTTTTCCTGAGAAAGTACGCAAACCACTGCGCAACTTCATTACGGGCTCGTGCCCTCGAACGACAGCGGGAAAGCGACTCAGCGCTCTGGACTTTCAGGCAAGCAATGCAGATCATCTTCGAGCTGTTTACGACATGGGCATTACCATGGTTTCGGTAGGCGACCGCAGCCAAGGCAAGGTGCGACTGTTTCATAGTTTCTATAAT GCCAAGAGCCACGAGGAGGGCGAAATGGGACTGCAGTTTATGCAGGAGATGCTCGAGCTGACCAAGATGCAAAGCATTAATCAGCTGGCGCAACTGCAG GCGGTGGCCTATGCCACCGACGAGAAGGCCCAGGATTGGGTCGCCCTGATGGCCGGGCCTTCGCACTTTAGCCCGGAATTGATTGGCGACCAGTTTGTCGAGGGAGACGTGATGCTGGCCCAGCCGCTTCGGGCCTGCGATGAGACCCTGGAGAACGCCGCCGAGGCGAAGGGAAAGATCCTGGTGGCCGAGCGCGGCGATTGCACGTTCGTGAGCAAAGCGCGACTGGCCCAGAAGGTGGGGGCCGTGGCGCTGATTGTCTGTGATAATGTACCCGGTTCTTCCGGCGAGACGCAGCCGATGTTCGCAATGTCCGGCGACGGCAAGGACGATGTGCTCATTCCGGTCGTCTTCATGTACAGCGTGGAGTTCGGCAAGCTGACGGCGGTGATGCAGCGACGGAAGCAGCAGCCGCTGGGCGTTCGCGTCATGCAGATGGTGGAGTTCAAGCGGTGGCAACTGGCCAAGGCGCAGCGGCAAAATCAAACCGTCGCGGCCACACAGAAGCCGGACAAAGAGTTGTAG
- the Edem2 gene encoding ER degradation-enhancing alpha-mannosidase-like protein 3 isoform X2 produces MTAKTTASFAPGHRLMLTFLVALCILVACVLSTETNMPTQNMSNKERAELREEARDMFYHAYHAYMENAYPADELMPLSCKGRYRGVTPSRGDMDDILGNFSMTLVDTLDTLVLLGDFTEFEHAVKLVIRDVQFDSDIIVSVFETNIRMVGGLLSAHILAEYLQKHADTMHWYKGELLEMSRELGYRLLPAFNTSTGIPHARVNLRLGMKDPMLKKSRETCTACAGTILLEFAALSRLTGDPIFEVRAHAAMDALWKLRHRGSDLMGTVLNVHSGDWVRRDSGVGAGIDSYYEYLFKSYVLLGDDKYLARFNRHYNAVMKYVSEGPMLLDVLMHRPHAKSKNFMDSLLAFWPGLQVLSGDLKPAVQTHEMLYQVMQMHTFIPEAFTVDFQIHWGQHPLRPEFIESTYFLYRATGDHHYLQVGKRALKTLQQHAKVSCGYAAVNDVRTGKHEDRMDSFVLSETIKYLFLLFSDPQDLIINVDEFVFTTEAHLLPLSIAQLGNATFSFRQSDEHNVLDFMRTCPSSNKLFPEKVRKPLRNFITGSCPRTTAGKRLSALDFQASNADHLRAVYDMGITMVSVGDRSQGKIIKQYSRYFFAFIQAKSHEEGEMGLQFMQEMLELTKMQSINQLAQLQAVAYATDEKAQDWVALMAGPSHFSPELIGDQFVEGDVMLAQPLRACDETLENAAEAKGKILVAERGDCTFVSKARLAQKVGAVALIVCDNVPGSSGETQPMFAMSGDGKDDVLIPVVFMYSVEFGKLTAVMQRRKQQPLGVRVMQMVEFKRWQLAKAQRQNQTVAATQKPDKEL; encoded by the exons ATGACCGCCAAAACCACCGCATCCTTTGCTCCTGGCCACCGGCTGATGCTCACCTTCCTGGTGGCCCTCTGCATCCTGGTGGCATGCGTCCTCAGCACCGAAACCAACATGCCCACGCAAAACATGTCCAACAAGGAGCGGGCGGAACTCAG GGAAGAGGCACGCGATATGTTCTATCATGCATATCACGCCTACATGGAGAACGCCTATCCAGCCGACGAGCTGATGCCGCTCTCCTGCAAAGGACGCTATCGCGGAGTGACGCCCTCGCGTGGCGACATGGATGACATCCTCGGAAA ttTCTCCATGACTCTGGTGGACACTCTGGACACCCTGGTGCTGCTGGGAGATTTCACCGAGTTTGAGCACGCCGTCAAGCTTGTCATTCGCGACGTTCAGTTCGACAGCGACATAATTGTGTCGGTGTTTGAGACGAACATTCGCATGGTGGGTGGCCTGCTCTCTGCCCACATCCTAGCGGAGTATCTGCAGAAGCACGCGGACACGATGCACTGGTACAAGGGCGAGCTGCTGGAGATGTCCCGTGAGCTGGGCTACCGCCTGCTGCCGGCTTTCAACACATCCACGGGCATTCCGCATGCACGGGTTAATCTCCGTCTGGGCATGAAGGATCCCATGTTAAAGAAATCCCGGGAGACTTGCACCGCGTGTGCAGGAACGATTCTACTGGAATTCGCAGCGTTGTCGCGACTCACCGGCGACCCAATCTTCGAGGTGCGAGCCCACGCTGCCATGGATGCGCTGTGGAAGCTCCGACACCGTGGCTCCGATCTTATGGGCACAGTGCTAAATGTCCATTCCGGCGACTGGGTGCGTCGGGATTCGGGAGTCGGCGCCGGCATCGACAGCTACTACGAGTATTTGTTTAAATCGTATGTTTTGCTGGGCGACGACAAGTACCTAGCCCGCTTCAATCGGCACTACAACGCCGTGATGAAGTACGTCAGCGAGGGGCCCATGCTGTTGGATGTGCTGATGCACAGGCCGCATGCCAAGTCCAAGAACTTTATGGATTCGCTGCTGGCTTTCTGGCCGGGTCTTCAAGTGCTTTCCGGCGACCTCAAACCAGCCGTGCAGACGCACGAGATGCTCTACCAG GTTATGCAAATGCACACCTTTATTCCAGAGGCTTTTACCGTAGACTTCCAAATCCATTGGGGTCAGCATCCCCTGCGACCGGAATTCATTGAGTCCACCTACTTCCTGTACCGCGCCACTGGCGACCATCACTATCTCCAGGTTGGCAAGCGGGCTTTGAAGACCCTGCAGCAGCACGCGAAGGTCTCCTGCGGCTATGCGGCCGTCAATGATGTGCGGACTGGCAAGCACGAGGATCGGATGGACTCGTTTGTGCTCTCCGAGACCATCAAGTACCTCTTCCTCTTGTTCTCCGATCCCCAGGATCTGATCATCAACGTCGATGAGTTTGTCTTCACCACCGAAGCTCACCTGTTGCCTCTGTCTATTGCGCAACTAGGGAATGCCACGTTTA GCTTTCGGCAGTCGGACGAACACAACGTACTCGACTTCATGCGCACGTGCCCCAGTTCAAATAAGCTTTTTCCTGAGAAAGTACGCAAACCACTGCGCAACTTCATTACGGGCTCGTGCCCTCGAACGACAGCGGGAAAGCGACTCAGCGCTCTGGACTTTCAGGCAAGCAATGCAGATCATCTTCGAGCTGTTTACGACATGGGCATTACCATGGTTTCGGTAGGCGACCGCAGCCAAGGCAAG ATTATCAAGCAATATTCTAGATATTTCTTTGCTTTTATTCAGGCCAAGAGCCACGAGGAGGGCGAAATGGGACTGCAGTTTATGCAGGAGATGCTCGAGCTGACCAAGATGCAAAGCATTAATCAGCTGGCGCAACTGCAG GCGGTGGCCTATGCCACCGACGAGAAGGCCCAGGATTGGGTCGCCCTGATGGCCGGGCCTTCGCACTTTAGCCCGGAATTGATTGGCGACCAGTTTGTCGAGGGAGACGTGATGCTGGCCCAGCCGCTTCGGGCCTGCGATGAGACCCTGGAGAACGCCGCCGAGGCGAAGGGAAAGATCCTGGTGGCCGAGCGCGGCGATTGCACGTTCGTGAGCAAAGCGCGACTGGCCCAGAAGGTGGGGGCCGTGGCGCTGATTGTCTGTGATAATGTACCCGGTTCTTCCGGCGAGACGCAGCCGATGTTCGCAATGTCCGGCGACGGCAAGGACGATGTGCTCATTCCGGTCGTCTTCATGTACAGCGTGGAGTTCGGCAAGCTGACGGCGGTGATGCAGCGACGGAAGCAGCAGCCGCTGGGCGTTCGCGTCATGCAGATGGTGGAGTTCAAGCGGTGGCAACTGGCCAAGGCGCAGCGGCAAAATCAAACCGTCGCGGCCACACAGAAGCCGGACAAAGAGTTGTAG